Proteins from a genomic interval of Lactococcus protaetiae:
- a CDS encoding trimeric intracellular cation channel family protein, with protein sequence MINNIYLFFEILGTVAFAISGTVVGINHKLDVFGILVMSVITAVGGGIFRDLLLGIVPPTSLKSPFFIIISIIASITSMVIATVIKSKREAFNIFKVARFYNILLLVSDAIGLGIFTVLGIDAGIAKGFEHNLFFIVFLGVLTGVGGGMIRDIIANQVPMIFRENIYAVSCIIGGILYVILRPELNHYFALSIAVACIVFIRIISEVKKINLPRIEY encoded by the coding sequence GTGATTAACAACATCTACTTGTTTTTTGAAATTTTAGGCACAGTTGCATTTGCCATCTCGGGAACCGTAGTTGGAATCAATCATAAATTAGATGTTTTTGGGATTTTAGTGATGTCTGTTATCACAGCAGTTGGCGGAGGGATTTTTCGAGATTTGTTATTAGGTATTGTTCCGCCAACATCATTAAAATCACCTTTTTTCATTATTATATCAATCATTGCTTCAATCACTTCTATGGTAATTGCTACGGTTATAAAATCAAAGAGAGAAGCTTTTAATATTTTTAAAGTTGCACGTTTTTATAATATTCTTTTACTGGTTTCGGATGCTATCGGTCTAGGAATTTTTACAGTTTTGGGGATAGATGCAGGAATCGCTAAAGGATTTGAACATAATTTATTCTTTATTGTATTTTTAGGAGTTCTCACGGGAGTCGGTGGAGGAATGATCCGTGATATCATAGCCAACCAAGTTCCGATGATATTTAGAGAAAATATTTATGCAGTATCCTGCATTATAGGAGGGATTCTGTATGTTATTTTACGCCCAGAGTTAAATCACTATTTTGCACTGTCAATTGCAGTAGCTTGCATCGTATTCATCAGGATTATATCAGAGGTAAAAAAAATAAATCTCCCAAGAATAGAATACTAA
- a CDS encoding Nramp family divalent metal transporter: protein MRKFLRDKRHPALDFLRYVGPGLIVAVGFIDPGNWAANLAAGSQFGYKLLWVITLSTIMLAFLQHNVAHLGIVTGKCLSENATQYLKPVVSRIILSTAVLASISTAVAEILGGAIALEMLFKLPIPLGAILTAGLVIWFLFSNSYSKIEKVIIGFVSLIGLALLFEIFIIPHIDWLSAAKATIRPSISSASIPIIMSALGAVVMPHNLFLHSEVIQSRQWNLENEAVIQKQLKFEFFDTLFSMFLGWVINSAIIIIAAAVFFPKVVTEINQAQEMLTPLLGPASAIIFALAFLFAGIASSVTAGMAGGSIFAGIFSEPYDIHDPHSKLGVLITIVAATIAICVLSLVTTTFDILIYSQVFLSIQLPITIFLQIYLTSSKKVMGKYKNVWYTKMLLLLMGLLITVLNIILVMNTFS, encoded by the coding sequence ATTTTTACGAGATAAGCGACATCCAGCATTAGATTTTTTACGTTATGTTGGTCCAGGGCTAATCGTTGCTGTTGGTTTCATTGATCCAGGGAATTGGGCGGCTAACCTTGCCGCAGGTTCACAATTTGGCTATAAACTGCTTTGGGTTATCACTCTATCAACCATAATGCTTGCTTTTCTTCAGCATAATGTTGCACATTTAGGTATTGTTACAGGGAAGTGTTTATCAGAAAATGCTACCCAATATTTGAAACCTGTGGTTAGTCGAATTATTTTAAGCACAGCAGTTTTGGCATCAATTTCTACGGCGGTAGCGGAAATATTAGGTGGTGCGATTGCTTTGGAGATGTTATTCAAGCTACCGATTCCGTTGGGAGCGATACTTACTGCTGGGCTTGTGATTTGGTTTCTTTTTAGTAATTCATATTCAAAAATCGAAAAAGTTATTATTGGCTTTGTTAGTCTGATTGGTCTTGCACTTCTTTTTGAAATTTTTATTATTCCACATATTGATTGGTTATCTGCGGCAAAAGCAACCATTCGTCCTTCAATCAGTAGTGCTTCAATTCCTATTATCATGAGTGCTTTAGGAGCAGTTGTGATGCCGCATAATCTTTTTTTGCACTCTGAGGTTATCCAAAGTCGTCAATGGAATTTGGAAAATGAAGCTGTGATTCAAAAGCAACTAAAATTTGAATTTTTTGATACGCTTTTTTCAATGTTTTTGGGTTGGGTTATTAACAGTGCCATTATCATTATTGCTGCAGCTGTATTCTTCCCCAAAGTTGTTACAGAAATCAATCAGGCTCAGGAAATGTTAACTCCCCTTTTAGGACCAGCTAGTGCCATTATTTTTGCTCTTGCTTTTCTTTTTGCTGGGATTGCTTCATCTGTGACTGCGGGCATGGCTGGAGGTTCAATTTTTGCTGGAATTTTCAGCGAACCCTATGATATTCATGATCCACATAGTAAATTGGGTGTGCTGATTACAATTGTTGCTGCGACAATTGCCATTTGTGTGCTTAGTTTAGTAACCACAACTTTTGATATTTTAATTTATTCTCAGGTTTTTTTAAGTATTCAATTACCAATCACCATATTTTTACAAATTTACCTCACCAGTTCAAAAAAAGTGATGGGCAAATATAAGAATGTATGGTACACAAAAATGTTACTTTTGTTGATGGGATTGCTTATTACAGTTCTTAATATCATTTTAGTGATGAATACATTTAGCTAA
- a CDS encoding class II fructose-bisphosphate aldolase encodes MAIVSAEKFVQAARDNGYAIGGFNTNNLEWTQAILRAAEAKKTPVLIQTSMGAAKYMGGYKMCKLLIETLVESMGITVPVAIHLDHGHFEDALECIEVGYSSLMFDGSHLPIEENLKYAEEVIAKAHAKGISVECEVGTIGGEEDGIIGDGELAPIEDAVAMAKLGVDFLAAGIGNIHGPYPEGWTGLHIDHLEKLNAALVEAMGHNVPIVLHGGSGIPDDQIREAIANGVAKVNVNTECQLAFAAATRKFVNEFDANEAEYMKKKLFDPRKFLKPGFDAITASVEERIDVFGSANKA; translated from the coding sequence ATGGCAATCGTTTCAGCAGAAAAATTCGTACAAGCCGCTCGTGATAACGGATACGCTATCGGTGGTTTCAACACAAACAACCTTGAATGGACACAAGCTATCTTGCGTGCAGCAGAAGCTAAAAAGACTCCTGTATTGATCCAAACTTCTATGGGTGCGGCTAAATACATGGGTGGTTACAAAATGTGTAAACTTCTCATTGAAACTCTTGTTGAATCAATGGGTATTACTGTTCCTGTGGCTATTCACCTTGACCATGGTCACTTTGAAGATGCTTTGGAGTGTATTGAAGTTGGTTACTCTTCATTAATGTTTGATGGTTCACATCTTCCAATTGAAGAAAACCTTAAATATGCTGAAGAAGTTATCGCAAAAGCACACGCAAAAGGAATCTCTGTAGAGTGTGAAGTTGGCACTATTGGTGGTGAAGAAGATGGTATCATCGGTGATGGTGAACTTGCTCCTATCGAAGATGCTGTTGCTATGGCTAAACTTGGTGTAGACTTCCTTGCAGCTGGTATTGGTAATATTCACGGACCTTATCCAGAAGGATGGACTGGTCTTCATATTGATCACTTAGAAAAATTGAATGCTGCTTTGGTTGAAGCTATGGGACACAATGTGCCAATCGTACTTCACGGTGGTTCAGGTATCCCTGATGATCAAATTCGTGAAGCTATTGCGAACGGTGTTGCTAAAGTTAATGTTAATACGGAATGTCAACTTGCTTTTGCAGCTGCAACTCGTAAATTCGTTAATGAATTTGATGCTAATGAAGCAGAATACATGAAGAAAAAACTCTTTGACCCACGTAAATTCTTGAAACCTGGTTTTGATGCAATTACTGCGTCTGTTGAAGAACGTATTGATGTGTTTGGTTCAGCAAACAAAGCTTAA
- a CDS encoding DUF4097 family beta strand repeat-containing protein: MANKKDRIMDLMRRGIITEDEALELLEKKGGADESVNTDEESSSKFTFTDKEGYVNHNVDFPDAMKNVAESIFAKGKELFQGVSKAVDDNIDFSNGFPKVKSTSYPVENDVEGDFDKVNIDIKGGKVTVLPGDNAHVKAEYKVYGAVDEGNIEAYVAEKTKIEVVDDTLEIVVNGRIAADLTLYLPAKNYDNIELNTVHAEVKVEKIEANALNINQVNGTAEVSEVTSHAVEVSNKNGEIKLLDGIVDEIKLNGVNGNIRITTAFESADVTLVNGNILVTETIGKARKLNVKNVNGDIKVAVPETLGLVGHVRTIFGGYKTRLNLDTPFEAGRNGAAIVRQGEDTLTFEFETKSGTIWLKDADKEEN; encoded by the coding sequence ATGGCTAACAAAAAAGATAGAATTATGGATTTGATGCGTCGCGGAATTATTACGGAAGATGAAGCTTTGGAACTTCTTGAAAAAAAGGGTGGAGCTGATGAATCTGTCAATACTGATGAAGAATCCTCATCAAAATTTACATTTACTGACAAGGAAGGCTATGTAAATCATAATGTTGATTTTCCTGATGCAATGAAAAATGTTGCAGAAAGTATCTTTGCAAAAGGTAAAGAACTTTTCCAAGGCGTTTCAAAAGCAGTAGATGACAATATTGATTTTTCAAATGGCTTTCCGAAAGTAAAATCAACGTCTTATCCAGTAGAAAACGATGTTGAGGGAGATTTTGACAAAGTCAACATTGACATTAAGGGCGGAAAAGTAACGGTTCTACCTGGAGATAATGCCCATGTGAAAGCTGAATATAAAGTTTACGGAGCAGTTGACGAGGGAAATATTGAAGCGTATGTTGCTGAAAAAACTAAAATCGAAGTTGTTGATGACACGCTTGAAATTGTAGTCAATGGCCGAATTGCTGCTGACCTTACATTGTATTTACCAGCAAAGAATTATGACAACATTGAATTGAACACGGTTCATGCAGAGGTGAAGGTTGAAAAGATTGAAGCAAATGCTTTAAATATCAATCAGGTCAATGGTACCGCTGAAGTCAGTGAAGTGACAAGTCATGCAGTTGAAGTCAGCAATAAAAATGGAGAAATCAAGTTACTTGATGGTATCGTTGATGAAATTAAGTTGAATGGTGTTAATGGTAATATTCGTATTACAACGGCTTTTGAATCTGCTGATGTGACATTGGTCAATGGTAATATCCTTGTGACCGAAACAATTGGCAAAGCTCGCAAATTAAATGTGAAAAATGTGAATGGTGACATTAAAGTTGCTGTGCCAGAAACACTAGGTCTTGTCGGTCATGTGCGTACGATTTTTGGTGGATATAAGACACGTTTGAACCTTGATACACCATTTGAAGCTGGAAGAAATGGTGCTGCGATTGTTCGTCAAGGAGAAGATACTTTGACTTTTGAATTTGAAACAAAATCAGGAACAATTTGGTTAAAAGACGCTGACAAAGAAGAAAACTAA
- a CDS encoding nitrous oxide-stimulated promoter family protein, with product MPREVNVGPKIQYEKSTVTRMIKLYCAKNHGYKKELCEDCQKIHDYAHLRLKYCRFGEDKTTCQKCTVHCYSKDMREKIRVIMRYSGPRMIIYHPLFAIRHMIKNHR from the coding sequence ATGCCGAGAGAAGTTAATGTTGGTCCAAAAATACAATATGAAAAATCTACCGTTACACGCATGATTAAATTATATTGCGCGAAGAACCACGGGTATAAAAAAGAACTTTGTGAGGATTGTCAAAAAATTCATGACTATGCTCATCTCAGGCTGAAATATTGCCGTTTTGGTGAAGATAAGACAACTTGTCAAAAATGCACAGTTCATTGCTATAGTAAGGACATGAGGGAAAAAATCCGAGTAATTATGAGATATTCGGGACCACGCATGATCATCTATCATCCATTATTTGCAATACGCCATATGATAAAAAATCACCGTTAG
- a CDS encoding PspC domain-containing protein: MSQRQLTKSTNNRMISGVIAGICEYFGWGRDVVTILRILFVVLAFGSWGGLIFLYFVASWIMPSGYSNRGNYYNERNRENERYQDKWDRKAQKWEEKADKWSRKMDEKSERWANRFEDKARHYDDRFTQDSWNSTKSNNWGNPWEEQPKNQNRKMKDAEPISDEKEDDWSDF, encoded by the coding sequence ATGTCTCAAAGACAATTAACAAAATCTACTAATAATCGTATGATTAGCGGAGTTATCGCTGGGATTTGTGAATATTTTGGTTGGGGTCGTGATGTTGTGACGATTTTACGTATCCTATTTGTAGTATTAGCTTTTGGAAGTTGGGGAGGCTTGATTTTCCTTTATTTCGTGGCAAGCTGGATTATGCCAAGTGGCTATAGCAATCGTGGGAATTACTACAATGAGCGTAATCGGGAAAATGAGCGTTATCAAGATAAGTGGGATCGTAAGGCTCAAAAATGGGAAGAAAAAGCAGATAAATGGTCTCGTAAAATGGATGAAAAGTCAGAAAGATGGGCAAATCGTTTTGAGGATAAAGCGCGCCATTATGACGATCGTTTTACCCAAGACTCTTGGAATTCGACAAAATCAAATAATTGGGGCAATCCTTGGGAAGAACAACCTAAAAATCAAAATCGCAAGATGAAAGATGCGGAACCGATTTCAGATGAAAAAGAAGATGACTGGTCGGACTTTTAA
- a CDS encoding ATP cone domain-containing protein, giving the protein MQPKLLNKVVIKRNGRVVDWDSFRIQTAVFKAAINGKYADKPLHANMIANNVTKVVEKVIAELPFEKIEIETIQNQVIKQLNDFDKDVARDFLAYKTKQNIEQRH; this is encoded by the coding sequence ATGCAACCAAAATTACTCAATAAAGTTGTAATCAAACGAAATGGACGTGTCGTAGATTGGGATAGTTTCCGTATTCAAACGGCAGTTTTTAAAGCTGCAATTAATGGAAAATATGCAGACAAGCCTTTACACGCTAACATGATAGCAAATAATGTCACAAAAGTTGTAGAAAAAGTTATTGCTGAACTTCCTTTTGAAAAAATCGAAATTGAAACGATTCAAAATCAAGTCATCAAACAGCTCAACGATTTTGACAAGGACGTTGCGCGCGATTTTCTTGCTTACAAAACTAAGCAAAATATTGAACAAAGACATTGA